A portion of the Archocentrus centrarchus isolate MPI-CPG fArcCen1 chromosome 19, fArcCen1, whole genome shotgun sequence genome contains these proteins:
- the casp7 gene encoding caspase-7 isoform X1 — MARHAGEPTEFGDDCEEESPKKDELDAKPDRKARFLLFGSKKNKDGQMREQDYSSESHYRIVSPTFQYKMSHRRVGKCIIINNKNFDEKTGMNVRNGTDRDAGELYKCFKNLGFDVFLYNDQTCEKMERLLREASEEDHSDSSCFACILLSHGEEGMIYGTDGAMPIKTMTSLFRGDMCKSLVGKPKLFFIQACRGSEFDDGIQTDSGPPNDALETDANPRHKIPVEADFLFAYSTVPGYYSWRNPGRGSWFVQALCNVLNEFGKQLEIMQILTRVNYMVATSFESWSEDPRFSEKKQIPCVVSMLTKELYFN; from the exons AGGAAGAGAGTCCGAAGAAAGACGAACTAGACGCCAAACCTGACCGCAAAGCGAGATTTCTGCTGTTTGGGAG TAAGAAGAATAAGGATGGCCAGATGCGGGAGCAGGACTACTCTTCTGAAAGCCATTACAGAATTGTTTCACCAACATTCCAGTATAAGATGAGCCACCGGCGAGTGGGAAAGTGCATCATCATCAATAACAAAAACTTTGATGAAAAGACAG GGATGAATGTACGCAATGGCACGGATCGAGATGCAGGCGAGCTTTACAAGTGCTTCAAGAATCTGGGCTTTGATGTTTTCCTTTACAATGATCAGACATGTGAGAAGATGGAGCGTCTTCTCAGAGAGG CCTCAGAAGAAGACCATAGTGACAGCTCATGTTTCGCCTGTATCCTGCTAAGCCACGGTGAGGAAGGCATGATCTACGGCACAGACGGAGCCATGCCCATCAAGACGATGACCTCGCTGTTCAGGGGGGACATGTGCAAAAGCTTAGTGGGAAAGCCAAAACTCTTCTTCATCCAG GCTTGTAGGGGTTCAGAATTTGATGATGGTATACAGACAGATTCAGGTCCACCAAACGATGCCCTCGAGACAGATGCAAATCCAAGACATAAGATCCCTGTAGAGGCTGATTTCCTCTTTGCCTACTCCACTGTGCCAG GATATTATTCATGGAGGAACCCTGGACGTGGCTCCTGGTTTGTCCAGGCACTCTGCAACGTCCTGAATGAGTTTGGAAAGCAGCTGGAGATAATGCAGATCCTGACACGGGTCAATTACATGGTGGCCACCAGCTTTGAGTCCTGGTCTGAAGACCCCCGCTTCAGCGAGAAGAAGCAGATTCCCTGTGTGGTCTCGATGCTGACGAAAGAACTTTATTTCAATTGA
- the casp7 gene encoding caspase-7 isoform X2, whose translation MQSGVALNDEPSKKNKDGQMREQDYSSESHYRIVSPTFQYKMSHRRVGKCIIINNKNFDEKTGMNVRNGTDRDAGELYKCFKNLGFDVFLYNDQTCEKMERLLREASEEDHSDSSCFACILLSHGEEGMIYGTDGAMPIKTMTSLFRGDMCKSLVGKPKLFFIQACRGSEFDDGIQTDSGPPNDALETDANPRHKIPVEADFLFAYSTVPGYYSWRNPGRGSWFVQALCNVLNEFGKQLEIMQILTRVNYMVATSFESWSEDPRFSEKKQIPCVVSMLTKELYFN comes from the exons ATGCAGAGTGGCGTAGCGCTTAATGACGAACCCAG TAAGAAGAATAAGGATGGCCAGATGCGGGAGCAGGACTACTCTTCTGAAAGCCATTACAGAATTGTTTCACCAACATTCCAGTATAAGATGAGCCACCGGCGAGTGGGAAAGTGCATCATCATCAATAACAAAAACTTTGATGAAAAGACAG GGATGAATGTACGCAATGGCACGGATCGAGATGCAGGCGAGCTTTACAAGTGCTTCAAGAATCTGGGCTTTGATGTTTTCCTTTACAATGATCAGACATGTGAGAAGATGGAGCGTCTTCTCAGAGAGG CCTCAGAAGAAGACCATAGTGACAGCTCATGTTTCGCCTGTATCCTGCTAAGCCACGGTGAGGAAGGCATGATCTACGGCACAGACGGAGCCATGCCCATCAAGACGATGACCTCGCTGTTCAGGGGGGACATGTGCAAAAGCTTAGTGGGAAAGCCAAAACTCTTCTTCATCCAG GCTTGTAGGGGTTCAGAATTTGATGATGGTATACAGACAGATTCAGGTCCACCAAACGATGCCCTCGAGACAGATGCAAATCCAAGACATAAGATCCCTGTAGAGGCTGATTTCCTCTTTGCCTACTCCACTGTGCCAG GATATTATTCATGGAGGAACCCTGGACGTGGCTCCTGGTTTGTCCAGGCACTCTGCAACGTCCTGAATGAGTTTGGAAAGCAGCTGGAGATAATGCAGATCCTGACACGGGTCAATTACATGGTGGCCACCAGCTTTGAGTCCTGGTCTGAAGACCCCCGCTTCAGCGAGAAGAAGCAGATTCCCTGTGTGGTCTCGATGCTGACGAAAGAACTTTATTTCAATTGA